AAGAAAAGCGCAAGCGCCCTTCGAAACAAGAAAAGCATTTGTTTCTATGAAGTAGCTCTAAGTAGTTCCCTTACTCGAGGCAAAAACTTTGAAGATTACTCGTTGAAGCTTTTTCGCTGGAGCTAGACAGAGAAATGCCGACCCAAAAAGGATCGGCATTTTTTCTTAAATAATTTCTAATTCTTTTAGCTTCTCTTCAGGAACAACCCCATTTACCCATCCGCGAACTTGGTAGTATTCATCAAGCATGATATCCATTCTACTTACATAACCTTCACTATTACCAGAAGCAGGTTCTTCTGTAAACCTTGTTGGTAGGAAGTCATCTTCCTTCTTGTTGAATCCTGCTAAGTTATTGTAATAGCGCTCAAGATTATACACTCTTTCTCCGGCTAGCATTACATCATCTGCAGTCATTTCAATACCCGTCATCGTTCCATACTGTTCTGCATAATGCTCTGCATTTTGGGAGAAAGATGAGAATTTACAAATATTCATGGAGTCAGAAAACGCCAACATGTCTTGGAAAACCCTTAATAATTCTGCTTTTCCTTTTGGCTCGAGACGATCCGTTGGCTCAGGGATTCCTGCAACTTCACTTGCTACAGTGTATCCTCGCAAGTGACAAGCCCCACGGTTACTTGTTGCATATCCAAGACCAATTCCTTGGATTCCCCGAGGGTCATAAGCCGGAATGGACTGCCCTTTTACTGACATAGACAGTTCTGGTGCCCCCCACTCTCTGGTGGCGCGAGCTGGCCCTTCAGCTAATGTATCCCCAATACCTTCTCTGAATGCAATTTGACGAGTTAACTCAATCATCCTGTCGGCATCGCCCCAATCAAGCTTTTCATCAATAATTCCTCTCTCATTAGCTTCCATAGTGGCAGAGAACATGTTACCGATCTCGATGGTATCCATTCCGTATTCATTACAGAGATCGATCAAATAGGCAATTGCCTCAGAATCGCTTAATCCACTATTTGAACCAAGTGCCCAAGAAGATTCAAACTCAAAGCTTTCCACACGAGTTTTGTATTTTCCCTCTTTTACTTCCACTTCTATCTTACAAGCAACTGGACATGCATGACATGTATTATTAGCAACTAGAAGATGCTCGTTTACGTATTCTCCACTGTGTTTTTCCGCTTCATCCCAATGGGTGAATTGTGAATTTCGAATAGGAAGAGCTCCTACTTCGTTAATAATATTTGTTAAAACATTTGTTCCATAGACAGATAAACCACCTTTGTTTGGTGCAGTTAATCCACCCTCCATAATTGCTTTTACAGCCTTCTTATTGGCTTCTTTATACTTATCCTTTAATACTGGTTCAGGCATTCTTCCTTTTTGAGAAGCCTTGATAACAATAGCCTTTAAATTTTTGTATCCAGCAACGGCTCCTGTTCCACCACGTCCAGCAGAACGATCATGCTCATTCATAAATCCTGCAAATCGTACAAGATTTTCTCCTGCTTGACCTATTGTCATAACACTAAGATCTTTCTCTCCATATTCTTCTTTCATCGCTTTCACTGTCTCACGAGTGCTTTTTCCCCATAGATCTTTAGCATCTTTTAATTCGGCCTTGCCGTCTTCAACATAAAGGTAAACAGGCTTGTCACTCTTCCCTTTAAAAATAACATTATCCACCCCTGCCCACTTCAAACGCGCAGCCGTCCAACCACCCATGTGGGAGTCAGTTACAGTTCCTGTTAGTGGTGACTTAGTAACTACTGCAAGTCTTCCACTCATAGAAGAGCGTGATCCTGTAACTGGTCCAGTCATGATACACAAGATGTTATCTTCAGATAGAGGTTCTACTTCTGGTCCATTATCAAAAACATATTTTACACCTAGCCCACGTCCACCAATATACTTTTTGGCATAATCTTCGTTGATTTCCCTGTAATCT
This DNA window, taken from Bacillaceae bacterium S4-13-56, encodes the following:
- a CDS encoding aldehyde ferredoxin oxidoreductase family protein; the encoded protein is MALGGFMNKEVVVDLSSGSVDYREINEDYAKKYIGGRGLGVKYVFDNGPEVEPLSEDNILCIMTGPVTGSRSSMSGRLAVVTKSPLTGTVTDSHMGGWTAARLKWAGVDNVIFKGKSDKPVYLYVEDGKAELKDAKDLWGKSTRETVKAMKEEYGEKDLSVMTIGQAGENLVRFAGFMNEHDRSAGRGGTGAVAGYKNLKAIVIKASQKGRMPEPVLKDKYKEANKKAVKAIMEGGLTAPNKGGLSVYGTNVLTNIINEVGALPIRNSQFTHWDEAEKHSGEYVNEHLLVANNTCHACPVACKIEVEVKEGKYKTRVESFEFESSWALGSNSGLSDSEAIAYLIDLCNEYGMDTIEIGNMFSATMEANERGIIDEKLDWGDADRMIELTRQIAFREGIGDTLAEGPARATREWGAPELSMSVKGQSIPAYDPRGIQGIGLGYATSNRGACHLRGYTVASEVAGIPEPTDRLEPKGKAELLRVFQDMLAFSDSMNICKFSSFSQNAEHYAEQYGTMTGIEMTADDVMLAGERVYNLERYYNNLAGFNKKEDDFLPTRFTEEPASGNSEGYVSRMDIMLDEYYQVRGWVNGVVPEEKLKELEII